The Flavobacterium faecale genomic sequence GTAATGAAGTAACCATTTTAGGAGTTATAAGCGGTAAACAAAAGCCAAATCGCTTTAAGAAGATGACAAAATAAAAATGTAAGTAGGTAGAAAATATTGCTTCAATAAGTTTAAAAAATATAATTTTAATAACAATCTAAGTTGATTGAATTACAAATTTTCAAAGTGGGCATTTCGGTGTTTGTTTTGAAAATTTGTGTTTTGTGATGGTTTAGTTTTACACTGATTTTTAAAATTTGCTATTGAAATTGACATTGATTTTTGATTAAGACCTCGGTTTACCAATTCCTCTATCATAAAGCACAATACTCCCAGCAACTGATACATTCAAACTTTTTTCGGATTTAAATTTTACTAAAAAATGACATTTCTCAATAGCTTGCTTGGTAAGACCATTGTCTTCTGCGCCTAACAAGTATACACAACGCCTTGGGTGTTCGAAAGTTTCTAAATCTTCGGCTCTTTCATCTAGTTCGACGCCGACTATGCGAGCGCCTTTGGGTAGATTTTTGAAGAAATCATCAAAATTATCGTAATGAAAATATGGCATTGATTTTACAGCATTGTGCGTGTCACTTGCTTGCTTTGCATATCGATTTCCGATAGTAAAAATATAGCTTGCTCCTAGGTTTTGCGCGGATCGCCACAGTACCCCAAGATTTTCGGGAGTTTTACCATTTAGTATTCCGATACCGAAGTATTCTGTTGTGAAATTATCGTTCATGCTGCAAAAGTACAAACTAGATGTAGGATTATCAATTTTTTATTGCACCTGAAAGTAAAATTCAATGTAATCGTCTTTGATTAAGAAATAGAACATTTTATCGATAGCAAAGTAGTAATTATCTAAGACAAGAAAAGGACCGTCAAAATAAAATTTTTGCTTTTTTACTAAGGTTGAATTGTCTAAAATTTGTCGATCGTTGAACATGGTTAATGACCTGTAATTTATAGTTGCTACGGTGATGTTTTTACTTTTTG encodes the following:
- a CDS encoding RNA methyltransferase; this encodes MNDNFTTEYFGIGILNGKTPENLGVLWRSAQNLGASYIFTIGNRYAKQASDTHNAVKSMPYFHYDNFDDFFKNLPKGARIVGVELDERAEDLETFEHPRRCVYLLGAEDNGLTKQAIEKCHFLVKFKSEKSLNVSVAGSIVLYDRGIGKPRS